One Methanolobus sp. WCC4 DNA segment encodes these proteins:
- the surE gene encoding 5'/3'-nucleotidase SurE, translating into MSKKILVTNDDGVYSTGIHAAYRSVADLGDVTVSAPMTQQSGVGRSISIFEPLRITQTTVNGIDVNAIAGTPTDSVILGIFTIMKQMPDLILSGFNIGENISTDTITTSGTIGAALEGASYGIPAIAASIQVMEEGDKFDDNREFKHDYAVAIEVVNKIAKKVLEHGLPENVDLLNVNIPHHVENDPEIEITRLARKFFRTDVEERHDPRGRPYYWIAGDLVLDAKEGTDVHAVMHNGNVSVTPITLDATSPIDLSEIEHLL; encoded by the coding sequence ATGTCAAAAAAGATATTAGTCACAAACGATGACGGTGTTTATTCCACAGGCATACATGCTGCCTACAGAAGTGTCGCAGACCTTGGAGATGTAACTGTCTCAGCCCCAATGACACAGCAAAGCGGTGTTGGCCGTTCAATATCTATTTTTGAACCATTGAGGATCACACAGACCACGGTCAATGGAATAGATGTCAATGCAATTGCAGGTACACCAACCGATTCTGTCATACTTGGCATATTCACGATAATGAAACAGATGCCGGACCTCATACTCTCAGGATTCAACATCGGAGAGAATATCAGCACCGACACGATCACAACGTCAGGAACCATTGGTGCTGCACTGGAAGGCGCAAGCTACGGGATCCCTGCGATCGCAGCCTCCATACAGGTCATGGAAGAAGGGGACAAGTTCGATGACAACAGGGAATTCAAACATGACTATGCTGTGGCCATAGAGGTTGTCAACAAGATAGCGAAGAAAGTGCTTGAACACGGATTGCCTGAGAATGTGGACCTTCTGAACGTGAACATACCCCATCACGTGGAGAACGACCCTGAGATAGAGATAACCCGCCTTGCCAGGAAGTTCTTCAGGACGGATGTCGAAGAAAGACATGACCCCAGAGGAAGGCCATATTACTGGATAGCCGGCGACCTTGTACTGGATGCGAAGGAAGGAACCGATGTCCATGCGGTAATGCACAACGGGAACGTCTCTGTTACACCCATAACGCTTGACGCAACCTCTCCGATCGACCTCTCAGAGATAGAGCACCTGCTATAA
- the moaA gene encoding GTP 3',8-cyclase MoaA, whose product MFSSGTAELLTDSYGRTVRSLRMSVTDRCNLNCIYCHNEGHIGHSNEMSVDTIVNIVDVASQFGIDRLKISGGEPLLRKDLEDALVRLPELRDVSLTTNAVLLEKRAASLKDAGLDRVNISLDTLDPEKYHTITNCRKGTFDKVLDGIHAAVDAGLTPVKLNMVLLKDLNDDEIADMLEFTRGYGGNVLLQLIELMDFRDLPQYRIDSKEVERSLLTSSSDVKVRELHKRKKYIINGAEVEFVRPVDNTEFCANCNRLRVTADGQLKPCLLVSDDHVDVSHATKEELPDMFRLAVSRRVPFCMD is encoded by the coding sequence ATGTTTTCCTCAGGAACTGCGGAACTTCTAACGGATTCCTATGGCCGTACGGTCAGGAGTCTGAGAATGTCCGTGACCGACCGTTGCAACCTCAATTGCATCTATTGCCATAATGAAGGTCATATTGGCCACAGCAATGAGATGTCAGTGGATACTATAGTCAACATAGTGGATGTTGCATCACAGTTCGGGATCGACCGGTTGAAGATATCAGGCGGGGAACCCCTGCTCCGAAAGGACCTTGAGGATGCACTGGTGCGTCTGCCTGAGCTGCGTGATGTTTCCCTAACGACCAATGCCGTTCTGCTGGAAAAGAGGGCAGCTTCGCTAAAAGATGCCGGTCTTGACAGGGTCAACATAAGTCTTGACACACTAGATCCTGAAAAATACCACACGATAACAAATTGCAGGAAGGGCACTTTCGATAAGGTGCTTGATGGTATACATGCAGCCGTGGATGCAGGTCTGACACCTGTGAAATTGAACATGGTGCTCCTGAAGGACCTCAATGACGATGAGATAGCTGATATGCTCGAGTTCACACGCGGATATGGCGGGAATGTGCTCCTGCAACTCATAGAGCTCATGGATTTCAGGGATCTTCCTCAGTACAGGATAGATTCAAAGGAAGTAGAGCGTTCTTTGCTCACCAGCTCATCGGATGTGAAGGTCCGTGAACTGCACAAGAGGAAAAAATATATCATCAATGGTGCAGAAGTCGAGTTTGTAAGACCTGTGGATAACACGGAATTCTGTGCTAACTGCAACAGGCTCAGGGTCACAGCGGACGGGCAACTGAAGCCATGTCTGCTGGTAAGTGATGATCATGTGGATGTTTCACATGCCACTAAAGAGGAACTTCCCGACATGTTCAGACTGGCAGTTAGCAGACGTGTGCCATTCTGCATGGATTGA
- a CDS encoding cobyrinate a,c-diamide synthase yields the protein MTKAVLLAGTNSGVGKTTVSMGIMAALRKRQMEVQPFKVGPDYIDPTYHTAICGKPSRNLDTFMMQVEGARKTFSKHSENADINIVEGVMGLFDGMGATETASSAHVAKSLDIPVILIVNVHGMSRSAAAIVKGFSEFDRDVKVAGVILNKVGSPRHAQMIIDSIPDIPVVGTLPRNKDVTVPSRHLGLYMANEMEFDTDSLATFIEENIDLDAIIALAETASDAEEYVEEEEKEADVRIGIAYDSAFCFYYQDMFDAFRSAGAEPVFFSPLKDELPEVDGFYFGGGYPELYISELEGSKTTKALKDLSAEGIPIYGECGGLQYLSTSYEIEGTVYKMADVLPAETVLTKKLQALGYTKGQANGSFIKGTIRGHEFHYSATYCDNDAKLIYEMERGKGIVDGKDGLTEHNALASYTHAHPASFPVESFVEKCREYKRS from the coding sequence ATGACTAAAGCGGTCTTACTTGCAGGTACCAACAGTGGAGTTGGAAAAACAACAGTATCCATGGGCATTATGGCAGCCCTCAGGAAGAGACAGATGGAAGTGCAACCCTTCAAGGTCGGACCTGATTACATCGACCCAACATACCACACGGCGATCTGTGGCAAACCATCACGTAACCTTGATACATTCATGATGCAGGTAGAAGGTGCCAGGAAGACATTTTCAAAGCACTCCGAGAATGCAGATATCAATATTGTGGAAGGAGTAATGGGACTATTTGACGGAATGGGAGCAACTGAGACCGCAAGTTCCGCCCATGTCGCAAAATCCCTCGACATACCGGTAATACTCATAGTGAACGTACACGGAATGTCACGAAGTGCCGCAGCCATAGTCAAAGGTTTCTCAGAGTTCGACAGGGACGTAAAGGTTGCAGGAGTCATCCTCAACAAGGTGGGAAGCCCGAGACATGCGCAGATGATCATCGACTCCATACCGGACATACCGGTGGTTGGAACACTTCCACGTAACAAGGATGTGACCGTCCCATCACGCCATCTGGGACTTTACATGGCGAACGAGATGGAGTTCGATACAGATAGTCTTGCAACCTTCATCGAAGAGAACATAGACCTTGATGCAATAATCGCACTTGCAGAAACTGCCTCCGACGCTGAGGAATATGTGGAAGAGGAGGAGAAGGAAGCAGATGTCAGGATCGGTATCGCATACGACAGTGCTTTCTGTTTCTACTATCAGGACATGTTCGACGCTTTCCGAAGCGCAGGTGCAGAACCTGTGTTCTTCAGTCCATTGAAGGATGAGCTTCCTGAAGTGGATGGATTCTACTTTGGAGGAGGATATCCTGAACTATACATCTCAGAACTTGAGGGTTCGAAGACCACAAAGGCCCTCAAGGACCTGTCAGCCGAGGGAATACCCATCTATGGAGAATGTGGCGGATTACAATACCTGTCCACATCCTACGAGATAGAGGGAACCGTTTACAAGATGGCAGATGTCCTGCCTGCAGAGACCGTCCTTACAAAGAAGCTACAGGCACTGGGCTACACAAAAGGACAGGCAAATGGCAGTTTCATCAAGGGCACCATAAGAGGACATGAGTTCCACTATTCAGCCACCTATTGTGACAACGATGCAAAACTCATCTACGAGATGGAGAGAGGAAAGGGCATTGTTGACGGAAAGGACGGACTCACCGAGCATAATGCACTTGCAAGTTATACACATGCGCATCCGGCATCATTCCCGGTCGAGAGCTTTGTAGAGAAGTGCAGGGAATATAAGAGAAGCTGA
- the priL gene encoding DNA primase regulatory subunit PriL, producing MDEKDFALYPYISGASSHVKSLGISLDRLVTSRAMDSARVRGKERVLQAIEGELTKPGISSSDEQKILLELLSYPFSRILVSCIDDAFLTRRYCLAEAVASYKLLKTQDTGLLMEFASDFGVYPDESDPGFRLHFTSYIRMASSLKAIEWKLVNRKLDHGNVNVSKEEFARLLQELIKARVEHNLPMPVPDELAEACEPYLKEVREFLEERKSTFGESEFESVETDLFPPCVTHAIANTQAGVNLAHSMRFAMTAFLLTIGMTVDDIINMFATSPDFDVEKARYQVEHIAGSSGTHYKPPSCSTMQTYGNCYAPDEMCKKISHPLNYYSRKLWFKKRDAQRAGGNNRPSENEASGSGEKKAEEPSSEM from the coding sequence ATGGATGAAAAGGATTTTGCACTGTATCCTTACATTTCCGGGGCATCGTCACACGTAAAGAGCCTCGGTATATCCCTTGACCGTCTGGTCACTTCAAGGGCAATGGACTCTGCGCGCGTGCGCGGGAAAGAGCGCGTCCTGCAGGCCATTGAAGGTGAACTTACAAAACCCGGTATCTCCAGCTCGGATGAACAGAAGATCCTGCTGGAACTACTTTCCTATCCTTTTTCCAGAATACTTGTCTCCTGTATCGATGATGCTTTCCTCACAAGGAGATACTGTCTTGCAGAGGCAGTTGCCTCGTATAAGCTCCTGAAGACACAGGATACTGGTCTTCTTATGGAGTTCGCTTCGGATTTCGGGGTCTATCCCGACGAGAGTGACCCAGGTTTCAGGCTGCATTTCACTTCATATATAAGAATGGCAAGCTCCCTCAAGGCAATAGAGTGGAAACTTGTTAACCGCAAGCTTGACCATGGGAATGTCAATGTCTCAAAAGAGGAGTTCGCCCGTCTTCTACAGGAACTCATCAAGGCCCGGGTCGAACATAATCTCCCAATGCCTGTACCCGATGAGCTTGCCGAGGCGTGTGAGCCATATCTCAAAGAGGTACGTGAGTTTCTGGAGGAGCGAAAGAGCACCTTTGGTGAATCTGAGTTCGAGTCTGTGGAAACTGACCTGTTCCCACCATGCGTGACCCATGCGATCGCAAATACGCAGGCTGGTGTGAACCTTGCACACTCAATGCGGTTTGCAATGACCGCCTTCCTTCTGACCATCGGGATGACCGTTGACGACATCATCAATATGTTCGCCACATCTCCTGACTTCGATGTGGAAAAAGCGAGGTATCAGGTAGAGCACATCGCAGGTTCCTCGGGAACTCACTATAAACCACCGTCATGCTCCACTATGCAGACCTATGGTAATTGCTATGCTCCTGATGAGATGTGCAAGAAGATAAGTCATCCTCTTAACTATTACAGCCGCAAGCTCTGGTTCAAAAAAAGGGATGCTCAAAGAGCTGGGGGGAACAACAGGCCATCTGAGAACGAAGCTTCCGGTTCAGGCGAAAAGAAGGCTGAAGAGCCATCTTCTGAAATGTGA
- the pcn gene encoding proliferating cell nuclear antigen (pcna) has product MFKATIDADILKTAIETLSVLVDEARFRISPEGISVRAVDPANVAMVSFELSSGAFDEFSADDCEIGMDLSKINDIFGVAGRDEKVVMELDEMSQKMSLHLGGLSYTLALLDPSTIRAEPRIPQLELPAEVVLNGKELQRAVKAAEKISDHMLLGVDEDVFYMEAEGDTDRVRLDMARDTLIDLKSGEARSLFSLDYLSDIVKPASRSNEVTVELGKDFPVKIGFSIAGGAGKVGYLLAPRIESD; this is encoded by the coding sequence ATGTTCAAGGCAACAATTGACGCAGATATTTTAAAAACTGCAATTGAAACTCTTTCCGTTCTTGTCGATGAGGCAAGGTTCAGGATATCCCCTGAAGGAATCTCTGTAAGGGCAGTGGACCCCGCAAACGTAGCCATGGTAAGTTTTGAACTCAGCTCCGGTGCTTTTGATGAGTTCAGTGCAGATGATTGTGAGATCGGTATGGACCTTTCTAAGATCAATGATATCTTTGGCGTTGCCGGCAGGGATGAGAAGGTTGTCATGGAACTTGATGAGATGTCACAGAAGATGTCATTACATCTCGGAGGATTATCCTATACCCTTGCACTGCTCGACCCATCGACCATCAGGGCAGAGCCAAGGATACCACAGCTCGAGCTTCCTGCTGAGGTTGTTCTCAATGGTAAGGAGCTTCAGAGGGCAGTAAAGGCTGCTGAGAAGATCAGTGACCATATGTTACTCGGTGTTGACGAGGATGTCTTCTACATGGAGGCAGAAGGTGATACGGACCGCGTGCGCCTTGACATGGCACGTGACACACTTATCGACCTTAAGTCAGGAGAAGCACGTTCATTGTTCTCTCTGGACTACCTGTCAGATATAGTCAAGCCTGCATCCCGCTCCAACGAAGTCACGGTAGAGCTTGGAAAGGACTTCCCTGTCAAGATCGGTTTCTCCATTGCCGGAGGCGCAGGAAAGGTAGGTTATCTTCTTGCACCAAGGATCGAGTCTGACTGA
- a CDS encoding transcription factor S — protein MEFCPECKSMMFPSGGSFKCRKCGYEKGKDASSEALISKESRAKRDVTVLEGNVDQGLPTTTARCEECGHNVAYWWLRQLRSADESETRFFKCTKCGCTWREYD, from the coding sequence ATGGAATTCTGTCCCGAATGTAAAAGTATGATGTTCCCTTCAGGTGGCTCCTTCAAGTGCAGGAAATGTGGCTATGAAAAAGGAAAAGATGCCAGTTCTGAAGCTCTGATCTCAAAAGAATCAAGGGCAAAGAGGGATGTGACCGTTCTTGAGGGCAATGTGGACCAGGGTCTCCCCACAACCACTGCAAGGTGTGAGGAATGTGGGCACAATGTCGCTTACTGGTGGTTGCGTCAGCTCCGATCTGCGGATGAGTCTGAGACACGTTTCTTCAAATGCACCAAGTGTGGTTGCACCTGGCGTGAATACGACTGA
- a CDS encoding NUDIX hydrolase, with translation MPPNTPKLTVDAVIILNGKIVLIERKNPPFKGRFALPGGFVDIGETVEEAVAREVMEETGLTIEIVKLLGVYSEPSRDPRGHTVSIVFVVRGNGIPKADSDAKGVHLFDVHDIPEMAFDHNLIIENAKSDIYGILSRM, from the coding sequence ATGCCCCCCAATACTCCAAAGCTAACAGTTGATGCAGTAATCATATTGAATGGAAAGATAGTCCTCATTGAAAGAAAGAATCCCCCGTTCAAAGGGAGATTTGCACTTCCCGGTGGTTTTGTGGATATTGGTGAAACGGTCGAAGAAGCTGTTGCACGCGAAGTCATGGAAGAGACAGGTCTTACAATAGAAATAGTTAAGTTACTTGGGGTATATTCTGAACCTTCGCGCGACCCTCGCGGGCATACTGTGAGCATAGTCTTCGTGGTCCGCGGGAATGGTATTCCAAAGGCAGATTCGGATGCAAAAGGGGTACATCTTTTCGATGTGCATGATATACCGGAAATGGCCTTTGACCACAACTTAATAATAGAGAATGCAAAAAGTGATATTTATGGAATTCTGTCCCGAATGTAA
- the artA gene encoding archaeosortase A translates to MIENILWIAVAFMLLGSIVPKTFKPRRVISAVGWGFFSIHWFYQPLHYIEIQDYFNVLLVITVGIVCLIIAHTMVREYRTGNIPGSDITTMATSATALGSLFYFPFAQMEVLNVGIIAQVTDNVFWMLQTLNVPAEMTAWNKIALNGYQVEIILACTAIESIALFIGLIASVNAPFKRLTAAFMASVPVIYILNIIRDVFVIMAYGYQWFGPNSFDIAHHNIAKIGSGIALFVIAYVVMRILPELIDLIEGVWLLVTGFIQKLFYKVVGNQ, encoded by the coding sequence ATGATCGAGAATATTCTATGGATTGCTGTAGCTTTCATGCTACTGGGATCAATCGTCCCTAAGACCTTCAAGCCCCGCAGAGTGATATCTGCCGTTGGATGGGGGTTCTTTTCAATACACTGGTTCTACCAGCCACTGCATTACATTGAGATACAGGATTACTTCAATGTATTACTTGTGATCACAGTAGGAATAGTATGTCTGATAATAGCACATACGATGGTCAGGGAGTACAGGACCGGGAACATCCCCGGCTCTGATATAACAACAATGGCAACCAGTGCCACTGCCCTGGGATCCCTGTTCTATTTCCCATTCGCACAGATGGAGGTCCTGAATGTGGGCATCATAGCCCAGGTAACGGACAATGTGTTCTGGATGCTGCAGACGTTGAACGTACCTGCAGAAATGACAGCATGGAACAAGATAGCACTCAACGGCTATCAGGTCGAGATAATCCTTGCATGCACCGCCATTGAGAGCATAGCATTGTTCATAGGGCTCATCGCATCCGTGAATGCACCATTTAAGAGACTGACCGCTGCATTCATGGCATCCGTACCTGTTATATATATCCTGAATATTATACGGGATGTATTCGTCATCATGGCTTATGGATACCAGTGGTTCGGTCCAAATAGCTTTGATATCGCACATCATAATATAGCAAAGATAGGATCGGGTATTGCACTGTTCGTTATAGCCTATGTGGTCATGCGCATCCTGCCTGAACTCATAGACCTGATAGAAGGGGTCTGGCTGTTGGTTACCGGATTCATTCAAAAGCTATTCTATAAAGTAGTAGGAAACCAATAA
- a CDS encoding phosphatidylserine decarboxylase has translation MLAKGSFPWILTSIVAGVLSSLAYFFYSIPYTGTVALLSIGVTIFFFFFFRDPERKIEEHDSYMLSPADGKIVDIRGRKICIFMNFQNVHVNRAPINGKVHMIEHKKGGYIPAFCKDSHRNERSHTLIETEHGIVEVIQIAGTVTRRIVSYVKEGDHMKQGQRFGMIRFGSRVDVTIPENFEILTKKGDRVFAGETVIARIR, from the coding sequence ATGCTTGCTAAAGGTTCTTTTCCCTGGATATTGACATCCATAGTTGCGGGTGTGCTCAGTTCGCTGGCATACTTTTTTTACAGTATACCATATACAGGGACTGTTGCGCTACTATCGATAGGTGTGACAATCTTCTTCTTTTTCTTCTTCAGGGATCCTGAAAGGAAGATCGAAGAACATGACAGTTACATGCTCTCACCGGCTGACGGAAAGATCGTGGACATCAGAGGCAGGAAGATATGCATATTCATGAACTTCCAGAACGTTCACGTCAACAGGGCACCGATCAACGGAAAGGTCCATATGATCGAGCACAAGAAAGGTGGATACATACCTGCTTTCTGCAAGGATTCACACCGCAATGAGAGAAGCCATACACTCATAGAGACCGAACACGGCATCGTGGAGGTCATACAGATCGCCGGAACCGTCACCCGCAGGATAGTCTCCTATGTAAAGGAAGGAGACCACATGAAGCAGGGACAGCGTTTCGGAATGATACGCTTTGGTTCAAGGGTCGACGTTACCATTCCTGAGAACTTTGAGATCTTGACAAAGAAAGGCGACAGGGTATTTGCCGGGGAAACGGTAATCGCCAGAATAAGATAA
- a CDS encoding archaetidylserine synthase: protein MNQILHTLKLPDLVTLLNALCGIAAILLTLNGPTYLAPLLILIAAVADGIDGHIARKFSSSEIGGNLDSLADVISFGVTPVVITFALVEGSIQYIVLPALGFYFICGILRLARFNTMHMGFDAFSGLPITAGGIVMSSYLLMGEAFFNAYVVAVLALILGLLMVSDVRYMKARNRKILMPLTVIFAATIISYFINIEFTHMLASLLTGIMALYVLSPIIKRTT, encoded by the coding sequence GTGAACCAGATACTCCATACTTTGAAATTACCCGATCTTGTCACCCTTCTAAATGCATTGTGCGGGATCGCTGCAATTCTTCTGACATTGAACGGACCAACCTATCTTGCACCTTTGCTCATCCTCATTGCAGCAGTTGCAGACGGTATTGACGGTCATATTGCCAGAAAGTTCTCATCAAGTGAGATAGGAGGAAATCTGGACTCACTTGCAGACGTAATCTCATTCGGCGTCACACCCGTAGTTATCACATTTGCACTGGTCGAAGGCAGTATACAATACATAGTCCTTCCAGCACTGGGATTCTACTTCATTTGCGGCATTCTCAGGCTTGCAAGGTTCAATACCATGCACATGGGATTTGATGCCTTCAGCGGACTTCCCATAACTGCAGGAGGGATAGTCATGTCATCATACCTCCTTATGGGAGAAGCATTCTTCAACGCCTATGTCGTTGCTGTACTGGCCCTGATACTCGGCCTCCTTATGGTCAGTGATGTCAGGTACATGAAAGCAAGGAACAGGAAGATACTCATGCCGCTGACAGTTATCTTCGCAGCCACGATCATATCATATTTCATCAACATCGAATTCACACATATGCTTGCATCCCTCCTGACAGGGATCATGGCGCTATATGTGTTATCACCTATTATCAAAAGGACCACATGA
- a CDS encoding dihydroneopterin aldolase family protein, translated as MQENVAITDRDNVLFEAGIKLGALYHQFTGSPVNLRTVDSLEKAIQESISVQPCVEEIKVLINRDMIRSKLNSEYGYCELEGRMLDVRITARFESAKADVSLAFDTELDYPLMKIEKIY; from the coding sequence ATGCAGGAAAATGTAGCAATAACTGACAGGGACAATGTGCTTTTCGAAGCAGGGATCAAACTTGGTGCTCTCTACCACCAGTTCACAGGTTCACCTGTCAATCTCAGAACGGTTGACAGTCTTGAGAAAGCAATACAGGAAAGTATCTCGGTCCAGCCATGTGTAGAGGAGATAAAGGTCCTGATCAACAGGGACATGATACGCTCAAAACTGAACAGCGAATATGGTTACTGTGAACTCGAAGGCCGTATGCTGGATGTGAGGATAACTGCAAGGTTCGAAAGTGCAAAAGCAGATGTCAGTCTGGCATTTGATACCGAACTTGACTATCCGCTTATGAAAATAGAAAAGATATACTGA
- the hisC gene encoding histidinol-phosphate transaminase gives MSRPELVKEVVSSIAEYVPGKSIEEIAKGYGIAPSEIIKLGSNENVLGPSPKAIEALVSTASKVNIYPSADASELVEAISEYTGLPAENICASGPGMDGLLDNLMRLLIEPGDEVVIPTPTFSYYEIAARANGAVAVHVEPGEELEFDVAAIKDAISDRTKVVFLCSPNNPTGKLMAENDVRDILASTKGLVFVDEAYVEFSDRNISHMISEYDNLIIGRTFSKAFGLAGLRIGYGLMPAWLKTQYMKIATPFNVSLPAVMAGVAALSDRDYLEASVSCAIEGRAFLTENIPFKVYDSQANFVLVDVSPQFASDVVESLLKKGIIVRNCRSFKNAGESLIRVTVGTKEQNEKVVEAFKEAKA, from the coding sequence TTGAGCAGGCCTGAACTGGTAAAAGAGGTAGTCTCATCTATAGCAGAGTATGTTCCCGGCAAGTCCATCGAGGAAATAGCAAAGGGATACGGTATTGCTCCATCTGAGATAATAAAACTGGGATCCAATGAGAATGTACTGGGTCCTTCTCCAAAGGCTATAGAGGCTCTTGTCTCCACTGCCTCGAAGGTCAACATATATCCTTCAGCCGATGCTTCTGAACTGGTGGAGGCAATATCTGAGTACACAGGTCTTCCTGCTGAGAATATATGCGCTTCCGGTCCGGGAATGGATGGACTGCTTGATAATCTCATGAGGCTTCTGATAGAACCGGGTGATGAGGTTGTGATCCCAACGCCCACATTCTCATATTATGAGATCGCAGCCCGTGCGAATGGTGCTGTGGCAGTTCATGTGGAACCCGGAGAGGAACTTGAATTCGATGTTGCAGCAATAAAGGATGCTATTTCCGACAGGACAAAGGTGGTCTTCCTCTGTTCTCCTAACAATCCAACGGGCAAACTGATGGCAGAGAACGATGTACGTGACATCCTCGCCTCCACAAAGGGTCTTGTGTTCGTGGATGAGGCATATGTGGAATTCTCAGACCGCAATATCTCCCATATGATATCGGAATATGATAATCTCATTATCGGAAGGACATTCTCAAAGGCATTCGGACTTGCAGGATTGAGAATTGGCTATGGACTGATGCCTGCATGGCTGAAGACCCAGTATATGAAGATAGCAACCCCGTTCAATGTAAGCCTTCCTGCTGTCATGGCAGGCGTGGCCGCACTTTCGGACAGGGATTATCTTGAGGCCAGTGTCTCATGCGCAATAGAAGGACGTGCATTCCTCACAGAGAACATACCTTTCAAGGTCTATGATTCCCAGGCGAACTTCGTACTTGTGGATGTATCTCCGCAGTTCGCTTCAGATGTTGTGGAATCCCTCCTTAAGAAAGGAATCATTGTCAGGAATTGCAGGTCATTCAAGAATGCAGGCGAGTCCCTTATCCGTGTGACAGTGGGAACGAAAGAACAGAATGAGAAAGTGGTTGAGGCCTTTAAGGAAGCAAAGGCCTGA
- a CDS encoding acetylornithine transaminase — protein sequence MQTYGRQPIVLENGKGSLVYDTEGREYVDCVAGIAVNNVGHCHPRLVEAIKKQAEKLLHVSNLYYTEPQAELAEQLVGLTGMDRVFFCNSGTEAVEAAMKLARVTTKKTDFIAVEHSFHGRTMGALSLTYKDMYRAPFKPLVQEEKFVPFDDAQAISDAITPNTAAVIVEPIQGEGGINVPSEGYLKEVRKICDENETLLIFDEVQTGFGRTGTWFCKEHFGVEPDIMTMAKAIGGGFPMGAIAAREGVSFGRGEHAATFGGGPLACAAALASIDIIREEKLVQRSKEMGEYFRKELSNLSTDGLVEVRGKGLMLGAQFDRKCADLVEHGRKNGILLNCTSETVLRIAPPLVITKEEIDRVVNVLEQA from the coding sequence ATGCAGACGTACGGCCGTCAGCCGATCGTCCTTGAGAACGGCAAGGGTTCACTTGTGTATGACACAGAGGGACGTGAGTATGTCGACTGTGTTGCCGGAATTGCCGTGAACAATGTCGGACACTGCCACCCACGTCTTGTGGAAGCCATAAAGAAGCAGGCTGAAAAGTTGCTGCACGTATCCAATCTCTACTACACCGAACCTCAGGCCGAGCTTGCCGAGCAGCTGGTGGGCCTGACCGGAATGGACCGTGTCTTCTTCTGTAACTCCGGCACGGAGGCAGTGGAAGCAGCAATGAAACTTGCAAGGGTCACCACGAAGAAGACCGATTTCATAGCTGTTGAACACTCATTCCACGGACGTACCATGGGTGCCCTGAGCCTTACATACAAGGATATGTATCGTGCTCCCTTCAAGCCACTGGTGCAGGAAGAGAAGTTCGTCCCGTTCGATGATGCACAGGCGATATCAGATGCTATCACTCCGAACACAGCAGCGGTCATTGTCGAACCTATTCAGGGTGAAGGTGGCATAAACGTCCCTTCAGAAGGCTATCTGAAAGAGGTACGCAAGATATGCGATGAGAACGAGACTCTCCTTATCTTCGATGAGGTCCAGACAGGTTTCGGTCGTACAGGAACATGGTTCTGCAAGGAGCATTTCGGTGTGGAGCCTGACATCATGACAATGGCAAAGGCGATCGGTGGAGGTTTCCCAATGGGTGCCATAGCAGCCCGTGAAGGTGTCTCATTCGGTCGTGGAGAGCATGCAGCGACATTCGGTGGCGGACCACTGGCATGTGCAGCAGCACTTGCATCTATCGATATCATCCGTGAGGAGAAACTTGTACAGCGCTCAAAGGAGATGGGTGAGTACTTCAGGAAGGAGCTCAGTAACCTGTCAACAGATGGTCTTGTAGAGGTCCGTGGAAAAGGCCTTATGCTGGGTGCCCAGTTCGACCGTAAATGTGCTGACCTCGTAGAGCACGGTCGTAAGAATGGTATACTCCTGAACTGCACATCCGAGACGGTCCTGCGTATCGCACCACCTCTGGTGATCACAAAAGAGGAGATCGACAGGGTGGTGAACGTACTTGAGCAGGCCTGA